In the Gorilla gorilla gorilla isolate KB3781 chromosome 10, NHGRI_mGorGor1-v2.1_pri, whole genome shotgun sequence genome, one interval contains:
- the LOC101152344 gene encoding LOW QUALITY PROTEIN: olfactory receptor 6C68 (The sequence of the model RefSeq protein was modified relative to this genomic sequence to represent the inferred CDS: substituted 1 base at 1 genomic stop codon): MRNHTAITTFTLLGLTEDPQLQVLLFVFLFITYMLSVTGNLTIIALTMLDPHLKTPTYFFFQNLSFLEISFTTTCVPRFLYSISTGNKIITYNACVIQLFFADVFGVTEFFLLATMSYDRYVAICKPLHYMAIMSNKVCKTMVICCWMAALMIILPPLSLGFHLEFCDSNVINHFGCDALPILKIPCSDTSLIEQMVVASAVXTFIITLVCVVLSYTYIIRTILKFPSVQQKKKAFSTCSSHITVVSITYGSCIFIYIKPSAKEEVNINKGVSVLISSISPMLNSFIYTLRNEQVKQDFHDSLKKIAFLLKK; encoded by the coding sequence ATGAGAAACCACACAGCAATAACAACATTCACCCTTCTGGGACTGACAGAagatcctcagctgcaggttcTGCTTTTCGTGTTTCTATTTATCACCTACATGTTGAGTGTAACAGGGAACCTGACCATCATCGCCCTCACCATGTTGGATCCCCACCTGAAAACACCcacgtatttttttttccaaaatttatctTTCTTAGAAATCTCATTTACAACTACCTGTGTTCCAAGATTCTTATACAGTATCTCAACTGGGAACAAAATAATAACGTATAATGCATGTGTCATTCAGCTATTTTTTGCAGACGTCTTTGGGGtaactgaattttttcttttggctaCCATGTCATATGATCGCTatgtggccatctgcaaaccCTTGCATTATATGGCAATCATGAGCAACAAAGTGTGCAAAACAATGGTTATTTGTTGTTGGATGGCAGCACTTATGATTATCCTCCCACCACTTAGCTTAGGTTTTCATCTAGAATTCTGTGACTCTAATGTCATCAATCATTTTGGCTGTGATGCATTGCCTATTCTGAAAATACCATGCTCAGACACATCATTAATTGAGCAGATGGTTGTAGCCTCTGCTGTATGAACCTTTATTATCACTCTTGTATGTGTAGTTCTGTCCTACACATATATCATaagaacaattctaaaattcccttctgttcaacaaaagaaaaaagcctttTCTACCTGTTCTTCACATATTACTGTGGTTTCCATCACTTATGGCAGCTGCATCTTCATCTACATCAAGCCATCTGCAAAAGAAGAGGTAAACATTAATAAAGGTGTGTCAGTGCTTATTTCATCCATATCACCTATGTTGAATTCTTTCATATATACTCTTAGGAATGAGCAAGTTAAACAAGACTTTCATGACTCACTCaaaaaaattgcatttcttttaaaaaagtaa
- the LOC101151988 gene encoding LOW QUALITY PROTEIN: olfactory receptor 6C70 (The sequence of the model RefSeq protein was modified relative to this genomic sequence to represent the inferred CDS: inserted 1 base in 1 codon), which translates to MKNHTRQIEFILLGLTDNSQLQIVIFLFLLLNYVLSMIGNFTIIALTLLDSQLKTPMYFFLRNFSFLEISFTTACIPRFLITIVTREKTISYNGCISQLFFYIFLGVTEFFLLAALSYDRYVAICKPLRYMSIMSNKVCYQLVFSSWVTGFLIIFPPLILGLNLDFCASKIIDHFICDISPILQLSCSDTHLLELIAFLLAVMTLIVTLFLVILSYSYIIKTILKFPSAQQKKKAFSTCSSHMIVVSITYGSCMFIYIKPSANERVALSKGVTVLNTSVAPLLNPFIYTLRNQQVKQXFKAVFRKIFSASDK; encoded by the exons ATGAAGAATCATACAAGGCAGATAGAATTTATTCTTCTGGGACTGACGGATAATTCTCAGTTACAGAttgtaattttcttatttctacttCTAAATTATGTGTTGAGCATGATAGGGAACTTCACTATCATTGCCCTCACTCTGCTGGATTCCCAGCTCAAGACTCCAATGTATTTCTTCCTCCGTAATTTCTCTTTTCTGGAAATTTCATTCACAACTGCTTGCATTCCCAGATTCCTAATCACCATTGTTACCAGGGAAAAGACCATTTCCTATAATGGTTGCATATCTCAGTTGTTTTTTTACATATTCTTGGGGGTTACGGAATTTTTCCTTCTAGCTGCTCTGTCGTATGATCGCTATGTTGCCATCTGCAAACCTTTGCGTTATATGTCCATCATGAGTAACAAAGTTTGCTACCAGCTTGTATTCAGTTCTTGGGTAACTGGATTCCTGATCATTTTCCCTCCACTGATTTTAGGTCTTAACTTGGATTTCTGTGCTTCAAAGATCATTGATCATTTCATTTGTGACATTTCTCCTATCCTACAACTTTCTTGCTCAGACACACATTTACTGGAACTGATTGCCTTTTTATTAGCTGTGATGACACTTATTGTCACATTGTTTTTAGTAATCCTTTCTTACTCTTACATCATCAAGACAATTCTGAAATTCCCTTCAGCTCAGCAAAAGAAGAAAGCCTTTTCCACCTGCTCTTCTCACATGATTGTTGTCTCCATCACTTATGGTAGTTGTATGTTTATCTACATAAAGCCATCAGCGAATGAAAGAGTTGCTTTAAGCAAAGGAGTAACTGTGCTCAATACTTCAGTTGCCCCGTTGTTAAACCCATTTATTTATACTCTGAGGAATCAGCAAGTTAAAC GCTTCAAAGCTGTATTTAGAAAGATATTTTCTGCTTCAGACAAGTAA